ggggtctacctctatcccattctctgacactacatgccccaagaatgaaatactcctcagccagaactcgcacttggagaacttggcatacaagccatgttccctcagggtctgtaaaaccaaccgcagatgatgggcatgctcctctgcattcctggaatacactaagatatcatctatgaagacaataacaaagtgatccaggtactggctaaacactctgttcatgaggtccatgaatgctgcaggggcgttagttagcccgaacggcattacaaggaactcaaaatgcccatatctggtcctgaaagctgtctttggtacgtcttcttccctgatcctcaactgatgatacccagatctcagatctattttggagaaacaacccgctcctgctagctggtcgaatagatcgtcgatccttggcaatgggtacttgttcttggtagtgactttgttcaactgcctgtagtcgatacaaagtctaaggaatccatccttcttcctcacaaacagaactggagcaccccaaggtgaggtactcggtcggatgaagcccttgtctaccagctcctgcaactgctccttcaactctttcaattctgctggcgccatcctgtagggagggatagagatcggtctggtaccaggcattaactcaatctcgaactctatctccctagcaggtggtaaccctggcagctcgtctgggaacacatctaagaactctctaaccactggcaccgaggcgggctctctaatctgactatttagctctctcacgtgagccaaatacccctgacatcccttcctaagcaacctacgagcctgaagagctgagatcatacctctaggtgtacccctcctgtctcctctgaagacaacctctgatccatcctgacctctgaacctgactaccttgtccctgcagtccaaggtagcaccatgggtagataaccagtccatccctagaatgacgtcaaaatctgtcaaatctagaaccacaaggtcggcggacatgcatctcccctcaacaaacacaggactacactgacagactgactctgccactgatggatcacacttgggtccactgacccagagaggacactctaactcagagatcatcaaccccaacctctgtacggctctcggagcaataaatgaatgagatgcaccagggtccatcaatgcatatacatccgaacatccaatgacgagattacctgccaccacggtgttggatgcgtctgcctcctgctgtgtcattgtgaagatccgtgctggggctgacggaccttcacctctgaaacccgctgaagaagaggctgctcctctccctctgcctctgccactggcctgagtcatggctggagctgctggctgcgctacactgcctgaagctgtctgctgggactgagccatcgggactgctcttggacaatctcgagccatatgcccctcctgaccacatctgaaacaggcgttcgtcccaaaccgacatactcccctgtgtggcttaccacacctcgcacaaactgcattatctgcaccagagcttgagccactcccaaatcccagactggacttgactttactccagaacttattcttcttacccttgggtttaccccatctcttgctgcctgaagctgctgcactaagggtagagggatctaactttccccctcccggagttttagaacccgaagcttgtgccactgtctgcttaactgtcccctgaacgatggcactagcctccattctcctagccatgtctactatggcgtgaaaactctctctatctgctgactgtaccaaggaggaatatctgggatggagcttcatgatatacctcctcgacttcttctggtctgtgctaaggtcttgccctgcaaatggcagcaactccataaacctgtcggtatattcgtctacactcatgtcatcagtttgcctcaactgctcgaattctatcatcttcaattcccttgaactatcagggaaagcccatcctgcaaactcatttgcaaattcttcccaagtcatgctgtccactctcgggttcacataattcttgaaccactcccgtgcctttttgcacttaagcgtgaacccggccatctgaatggctctactgtcatccgcccctatctcatctgtaattgccttgacccgctccaagtacacaaacggatcattaccggtttcaaactggggagcacccagcttcatatagtctgtcatcttaaccttgctcccactggctgagctaggtctaggtggttgagcaactggggctgctggttctgtaggtggtggagatggtgcaacattttctgaggtaggatttgctggatttggataatagggtggaggtggatacattgggtactgagagtacggtgggtagtatggtgggtatggcatctgtgtgggataaggggtgaaactagggtaatccgatgtacctcccatcgaataccctggatggtgtgaatagggtgggtagtgaggtggctgtacataactcgaggcctgagcgcctccttctgattctcccatgccttcttccggcatgctcacaccgagactgccatccctcctctgatctacttccatatcctcagacgctcctccttgcactgttcctcttactgatctgcttctacccagatccaaagaccttctagggtctcttgctactctgtccctgttggacctgctagacattgccctaggcaatgctggaggacgggcgctcatgccctcatcctcaggtggtactccagtcaatcttgctgatcgacgagttcctctcatcctgttttctgaaaaacagtacacaacacataaacattagcattatatggttcatgtgggcacacatgaaccctcatcacatacatcacatatcatagcatatcattaatgcgcatgcatacagtcatggcatttcacatcatcatgcaagacaggactccacatcctatcctagtggacatgatcttttcctattgtgcttgaccttctataacatctatgagcccgacactctaggtccgaccatatgaacctagggctttgataccattctgtaacgacccgaaaatcggaccgctaccggcgctaggatccgggtcgacttaaggccgccgggacccgtagcaagcctgacataaaacctgtaaacctgtataatcccatacatgatcaacaatatgcataaaaatttaaaacttttctttcctttgaacatcaaccaaactcaacctgtgcataacattaacataactttgatccctctgtgggatctcatctgtgccctcaatgggtaacatacatctgttgagttggtttacataaacatcagcaaaatctctaagatcatgtataaaagggatacaaccatctatggtcaagcacatactaacatccatgaaactcattacataactatactgtacttttacattacaatttgatcatgtccattactagctattacaaaggcaTAACTTCTTCACTCTAaccgaactcccgcactatactgtacctgcaagcctgggggaaaagggagagggatgagctaaaagcccagtgagctgaactattaaaaacacattaacactatgctctatgaaatgcatcataacacaaacatttcacataagggttgggtgaacttgtcaccaattagtccaagctaacatagtgccaggccgtagcatggggtcctggtcttcctgtcatacatacattactcaccattatcccagggcctcctctgggctcctggtcttcgagtccacaatcgtgccaggccgtagaatggggtcctggtctttcatttccgtgccaggccgtagaatggggtcctggtcttcctgtcatggactaattgggtcatccaacattcacccacatcaacaacaatagatgcaatgcggcatattcgtgaagctaatgaaatcatcctattgcataatcatgatgcatgaaacatgataaaacatttaatttaaaagagtaagtttagttccactcacctctggctgactctgacaacaccgcagctgaactcactgctggggtcctcggttcctcgggtccgaacctacacaggtggactcaaatgagggaccaaacatgctagaacataactccaaactactccccaaaaaccccctaaaacatcataaattaaccataagaatacatgcatgaaatggctggacagggcactttcggcggcaggttcggcggccaaaagtccctccagagacgaaagtcaggcaggttcggcggcaccttcggcggccgaaagtgccagacagagacgaaagtctcttttcgggggcaccttcggcagccgaatgctgcctccacaaaagaggttcggcggccgaaactcccttcggctgccgaacctggtttctgccaaacgggcagaaacttggttcaaacgaacctcctgcctcccaaaaccataaatcatgcatatatctcaaccaaaacatgcatacaagttcctaggggcctcaaacatacatataccccatctacaacacttcaatcacacacaaacaagctacattgttcaaaacatcaatatatacccataacatcaacatataacctaacatgcatttctacccatagatcttgcataaaacttattaaaaacccataaggagcttaagatcggctcttacctcttgaagatcgagaggaagacgacctaaacttggagatccacggaaatgagctcctgagttcccaaagctccaaaacttgtttcaaaagcttaaatcttcaaaaccaagtgaaaacaagtgagaatattgaaagatttagaggaagaacattgaaaatgggtgagggacggcgggaagctcaccttggccgaaaataggggaaaaaagctcgcccgttttcggctaagggacccttttatagtggctggccagaccacgttcgggggccgaatgtgcctccgcatccttgcaaatgttcggcggccgaacttcactttcggcggccgaacctttacttccctcactcatgctttcgggggcctaacgtgcctccaaaacgcatgcatgttcggcggccgaacttgactttcggcggccgaacctgggttttcctctaaagacttttcttgtaaaaactcatttaatttcatacttaaaatcataaaacaccttaaaacatttttataaaacatgattctacccttctagaggtctccgacatccgagattccaccggacggtaggaatcccgataccggagtctagccgggtattacaataattttaagtccgtaattgattgaattgttcaaacataagaacacttggtgtaacaactaaggaattgtatgatctagcaacatctcatgcatttgagtagttaggatttgatctctctctttcttcatgcaattaacaattgtttgatgcctaaggcccaatgacgtttcttggcaatttgttaattggtaattaattagagaacgtttcctatttggtttaatcataaggagagacatggtggtgagaagcgttttccatcttcataactaatctattgaatcaacctaaataacataagtttcaatgattaatccaaacaaccaaggtggatcaATCTCTTCAACTAAACCTTTCTCAAATTGAATTCCCCTTTTATTTGTTAATTCAGTTTATTCGTTCTCAGTGCGTTCTCTTGGTCCTGATAAGGAAGGTAAGTTtataattctctgtggattcgatcctttaccactatctgcagtagtaatattgttgataatcgaaaatattatttttgatcgATTTCGACAATCGCGGATAAGAGTGCATAAATTTAAAACACAGttttacttaaaaatttaaaaatataattactacAAAGTTAAAATTCAGGAAAATAACTAATTAACCATGTAAATGGTTTTTGAAATGCTCTTCTTAAAAATTTGCAAATATCAAAAAGCAAGTTGattcgttttttttttaaattataaaaatttaaatccctGAAAAaggggcaaaaaaaaaaaaacgtggGATGATGGAATGAGATGGGAGTCATCACTCACTCGCACTCGGTCTTACTTGTCTATCTATCATTCTttgctaaattattttttgtaaacaataaaattttaaaattcctgTTTTTTACATAATCCGTACTCTGACAACGACCACTGAAGGATGGTGGCACATGCCTGCTGTCATTTCAGCACCTAACCAACGGCTAAGATCTTTCTGTACGGATCCTTCAACGTTCCAGATTCCATTTCCCCCAcctatttctctctctctctctccctttctgctcACTACTGCTCTCAGGTCCAGTTTGGTCGGGTCCCTTATAAGAGAGAGAGAACTCACTCTTTCTCTCTCCTTCTCACTGGCTAGTGAGCTTCGAAGCCGAGCCCAAAACCGCACTCTATCTTTCTCAATCGAGATAGTGATAGTTTACTTCgtttcctttcctttctttgTTTCCCTCcttaactctctctctctctttctgctCTTTCATGGGGATCTCGAAGACTGGCTGCTTTATTTCGGGGCTTGATTCATAGTGAAATTACTGGATACTAGATGTTTGaaatagtaaagaagaagatcTCTATGGATTTGGGTTTGATCTGATTGCAGATGTGTTTGCTTTTTTAGGGCTTTATGTGTTTTAGGGTTTTTGAAGCTGCAGGTGTACTGTCTAATTTTTAGTTTTgatttctcttccttttcccCTAATTTTTCGGCTGAGTGTTTGTAATAGTAATGGTGTGAATTAAGGAGTGAAGTTGGAAGAGATGAGAGAATGCGAGGGTTTTTTGTTGGATTGGAAGATGATTACTATTATTACTATGGTAGCTGTGAGTGAGGGTTTTATATAGCTAATatttgtattaattaattaagacagtttacaattaatatatatatatatagaaacaaAAGGAGAAATAAATTAAGAGTGGAAGATGAAGCTTTCTACGTCAGGTTTGGGTCAGCAGGGTCATGAAGGTATCTTATTTGTTTTCCCCTTTTATCTCCACCGCCCCCCTTCccactttttttatatttttccccTTGATTTTCTCAAGTCTATTTGTTATTTATGCGTCATTAGAGCTTATTGTTTTCTCATTAAACTTTGCATTTAATTTAGGAGGATGATTAAACCTTCTCGCCGTAAGTAATGAGCAATTGAACTacatttagtttatttttcacTGGGTTTTCTTGTTGTATATGTCATGATGATAGGCGagaagaaatgtttgaattcGGAGCTATGGCATGCCTGCGCTGGACCACTTGTGTCCTTACCAACAGTGGGGAGCCGAGTGGTCTACTTCCCTCAGGGACATAGCGAGCAGGTCTTCTTTTCTTAATTTCTCTTTATTATTCTGGTTTCAAATTGATCCTGTTCCATTtacttattttcaatttttcagtTTTGATTCGAACGGAATGAACTGTGTAGGTAGCTGCCACTACTAACAAAGAAGTTGATGGGCACATACCTAATTACCCAAGCTTGCCGCCCCAGTTGATATGCCAACTCCACAATGTCACTATGCATGTGggttctatttatttttctcaatttaaaattaatttcccACTTTTTCTTAAGttctttttaattatgtttattatttttagctCCGTTAATGGCGTAAAAAACTGAATTGTGGAATATGCTTGGAATTTCAGGCAGATGTAGAAACAGATGAAGTGTACGCCCAGATGACTTTACAGCCTTTGACACCGGTAATTGTGCATTTGTTTTTAATCGTAAATTGGGTTTATCAAATTGAATTCCAGTTTGGTGATGTTGGTTTGtttctatttaatattatttctaaattatttttgtcATATTGCGTGTATAGCAAGAGCAAAAGGATACATTTCTTCCCATGGAATTGGGAATGCCAAGCAAGCAGCCAACTAATTATTTTTGCAAGACATTGACTGCCAGTGATACTAGTACGCATGGAGGATTCTCTGTTCCCCGTCGTGCTGCAGAGAAAGTGTTTCCTCCCTTGGTAGTCTCTGCCTAGTTTCTCGCTTTCATTTACATTTAGTTCAATGCTAAGGATGTTATATGTATATGTgaatatcttttttttcttttatccagGATTTCTCGCAGCAGCCTCCAGCTCAGGAACTTATTGCAAGAGATTTGCATGATGTTGAATGGAAATTTAGGCATATTTTCCGAGGTAggtattggattttttttttggctcAATAACTATTTTTTTGTGGCTCAATAACTATTTTTTTGGACTTGGccttatattttaatcttttttaataaattgtatTAATATGTATAAGTTGTTAAAATACCGATACAGTTAACACACCATTGTTGTTATATGCTTGCAAGTAGAAATTTCAAGAAGTACTCCATTTCTCTAAAGTGCTATTGCAATTGGCAGTGAAAAAGCTCTGCACTTGGTCAAAATAAGAGTGTCTTACTATGGCAGTATCCATCTTACCTGATCTTTTGTGCTATCAATTGCAATCTAATTGTTGAACCATCTGATCACATTTCTCCATAGCGTTTTACATCtgtgaaattatttttcaattgtgAGGCAGTTTGGCTCAACTCCTCTATTGGAAGTGCACCTGTCTTCATTGTCAGGTTATcacatttttcccttttttgtGTTTGGGATGGCTATTTTTTTCCCCTGTTGAGAGAGTCTTTCAAGTTAGTGCTCACATCAATTGAGTGTCAAAAATCACAGGTATTTTGAAGAGATGGATGCTACCCAGACTTGGCCTCTAAATTTTTGTCCCTATCAAACAAGAAGAGCTCAAAGTAAATATAGAACATAGGTCTAAAAGTAACTTTCTAGGAAAATCAGTTACTACGTCCTTTGGCGAATTAACCCGCGAAATGGGTTCCATAGAAATTTCAAACTTGAGTTGTTAGATTTAGGAAATAAAAGATCTGAAAAGAATTAACATTGGAAGCCCATCAGTGGTTCATAGTATCAGTGACCTTACACCAACCTTACTGACTTGTGAAAAATTGACATCTTTCTTGATTTCTCTGGTTTGTCTTGTAGGATGTCAGAATAAGTTGTGATGATCTGCTTTAGTATCCATCTGCCTGAAATCTTCCTGGATGGTATTAGTAACCGAATGCAATCGTGTCCATGAGACCCTATAAGTTATTTTAAGAGGCATGGGTGAAAAGCATTGTTTGCGCGTGTGAATTTGGTTCTTTAGTATTTAAGCTAATGATATGTGGTTCAGTAAGATGTGCTGAATTTTATGTTACTATCACAGTGCTCGAGTCATTGGAGGTTGAGATGGGTCTAAATATCCTATGGTCTGCTGGCAGGGAGTTCAACACGATTCTGTTTAAGGGGTTGCTTCTCATATGATTTTTGAATTGAAGTCTTAGATGTTGCCACATGCATTTTGAGATGTTCTTTGAGGATTGTGAACGAGTACTTTTCTATACTAGTTTGCCTGTTGATCCTGTCTGAGGGATAGGGGCAACATGATTGTCTTAGCTTTATTCTAGTAGCTTTTGATGATTCATTTGCAATAATAACTGGTTGTATCATTGCATACATTTTCCAGGATGGtattctcattttctttttagccAGATTGTCATGGCTAGCTGAAATCTTCTATTCCTTGCTCATACTGCAGgacagcccaaacggcatctgCTCACAACTGGGTGGAGTGTATTTGTTAGTGCCAAAAGACTTGTTGCTGGAGACTCTGTTCTCTTTATCTGGTATATAAAACCTTGTTTCTTTGTCCCACAAAAGTTTTCAGTCAATGCAGATAACATGTAAAATTTCTGCCTCCAGGAATGAGAAAAATCAGCTTCTTTTGGGAATTCGTCGGGCTACTCGACCACAAACTGTAATGCCATCATCCGTATTATCTAGTGATAGTATGCATATTGGGCTTCTTGCAGCTGCAGCTCATGCAGCAGCAACTAATAGCTGTTTTACAGTTTTCTATAATCCAAGGTGCCAAACatatttttaagttttattttcttttaattgtttAGTTCTTCcatctaaaatatttattttttgcagGGCTAGTCCATCTGAGTTTGTTATACCCCTTTCCAAATACGTCAAAGCAGTATTCCACACACGTGTTTCAGTTGGGATGCGCTTCCGAATGCTCTTTGAGACTGAAGAATCAAGTGTCCGTAGGTATTATGGTAGTTGATAGTTTACTTTGGTATTCATTATTTACATGTAGGATCATGTATTAATTTATCAGATATTGTATTTTTGTTATCTAATTATTTATGCTTCCTAAATGTCCATCTTATTGATAAATGCTTTAGTGATATGATGATATCTAACTAATATATTCTTTCTATAAAATTCTAACTTATTAGGTCTTTTTAGTATATAATTCATCTTTCAATTGGTTCTGTCTGAACTTCATTGGAAAGTGAACTGTATAAAGCAGAAATagttttcttgttttttttattttttattttttatgtcatGCTACTGAGGGTTAGATGGAATGCTTGTCCATTTACTTTTGGAGCATCAGCTGGTCTCTCAAGCTATGGCTTCCATGAATCTGTGCATATGATTTACACATCATTATTTGTTCAGTGAGGAAACAATGTAGTAAATGCACAGCTGTAGAAATATTGTTTAGCTGTTGTGTGAATTGGATTGATGAGTAGGCCATTGGCTGTGACTGTGATAGCATCACATCAAAATCGTTTGAAATGCTGTGCGCGGTACCATGAAATTGCTGCCTGTAACATGATGTATTCTATTGTAACATATTTGTGTTGATGTTGGAAACTTCTATTGGCCAGGTATATGGGCACGATAACGGGCATAAGTGATCTGGATCCTGTCCGGTGGCCCAATTCTCATTGGCGTTCTGTCAAGGTATTTGGACTTAATGTGTATGCTCTGTCCGAACAACCTCAGGCTTGCTTATGCCATTGTTTATTAGTATCATCCTATCAGAATGGCACATCCCCTGATTTTGTGCTTAAAGAGTTGAATGTTCCCCTTGTTCTTTTAGGTTTCCTTTTCAAATGCTCCTCATGTGCCGAGCCCTTTATAGTAGGGTTCGAAATTTTCCTATATTTTAGCGCATATATTGCATTGTGCCATAAATTCTGGATTGTCTAACACAAAGATTGTGATTTGTATACTGACTGTATTAACTTCTGGCGAATGGGTATTAGAGAATTTTAAACAAATGTAAATTCTAGGTAATGTAAATTCTAGGTAATGGAGATTATGCCTATTAGTTGAGAAACTAAAATAACCAGATTTAACTGTATGGTTCTTAACAATTCCTGCGTGTAATAGCCATGCATATTGTTAATATCACATGACGGCCTTGTGTAATTTTATTCCTTGTCCCTTACACTGATTCATACAGTTTCAATTCCTTGTAGGTTGGCTGGGATGAGTCAACTGCTGGTGAGAGGCAACCAAGGGTATCCTTATGGGAGATTGAGCCTTTAACAACTTTCCCCATGTATCCGTCGCTGTTTCCCCTCAGACTCAGGCGTCCTTGGCATCCTGGGCCTTCATCTCTGCTTggtatttattatttcaatttgtgGACCTTGCATCTTTTCCTTCATATAATTTCCTGGATTCGTAATATGGATTTGGAGATGTGAAAATACAATTGGATTTTGTCTTATATAAAGAAAGAAGTAGAATAGTAGATAGAGACAAGCCAGTAGAAGTGGAATAGAGGAATAACGTAGTTACTTACTTCACTTTCAGAAAAACACTTTAGTCAGATTTTTACTCAAACATCTGGCCAGGTTACATTGAAACATGATTCTTTAAAGTAATTGGAAATCATGAGTCTGAGAATATTAGTCAAAACTTGGAATGGACCCtttcttttcataaaaaaagagactttattctttaatttttttagggaCAATgtgttttgttttcttttccaATTTCTGTGGGCTTGTCCTTATGGATCTTTTGGGATGGGGGGAATTCCTTAAGATTTATTCCTGAATGTTGAAGACTAGAATTCCTGATTTATATGAGTTCATGGTTTTGAGTCTCCTTTTGATATAGGATTGAATATGTTTTGTTTTGAGTTACTAGTTATATATTTCTGTACTGCAGGCAACATGCTATTTAATGAGATGTAATATGTAAATGGGTTTTTTGGTTTGTCCCATGGAAGTGAACATAACTTAAGTGTCCACATCTCACATTGTGTTTAATCAATATTTGGTTGTGtacgagaaaaaaaaataaaaattaatagaatttctAAATTTATAGAATTTACTCCATGGATGAAATGGGATTTTATCATTCAGTTAGATACATTGGATCAGtatctatttttctttcttatggTGTACCATTCAGTATCATTCAGTTAGACACAGTTACACTGACTAAATTGTCATTCCAAGTTCCAATTGCACTCCTGGCTACTCTTAGGCTTTCTGAGACTGGCTAAGTAAATTGCAATAGCTATAATTAATGGCGTGGCAAAGTGCTCTTTGGTGGCAAAGTGCTCTTTGGTGGCAAAGAGTTGTTTCTTCCTTTATTCTTGTGTATTGCATACTTCAACATTTTGTTAGAGTTCTCCTATCTCCACCCccacaaaaaatattttgctttaattcctgTGAATTCCTTTCTCTTAAACCAATTGCAAAGTCTTTttgatagttttaaaaaatttgaattttttttaaagcaaggAAAAAGACCTGTGTATGCTCTAGTGGTTTATTGAGCTTGTGTAGTTAATTTGCAAATATCTAAACTGGTAGTGAAACTGCTTCAGGTAATGTCGGTGTAAAATGCAGTCCAAGCTTTTTGTACCCCTGGCCTTTAGAAGTTTGGCTATTTTGTCCACTATGCTTGCCCTCTGCCTGAAAAGCCCTTTCTCTCTTCACCTCTCCTTGggttttcaatttttctttattcttaAAACTGATTCTTTTGCAGATAACAGAGATGAAGCTGGCAATGGTTTAATGTGGCTAAGGGGTGGTACTGGTGAGCAGGGTCTTCACTCTCTGAATTTTCAAGCTGTTAATATGTTTCCATGGACACAGCAGAGGTTGGATCCAGCATTGCTAGGGAATGATCAGAACCAGTGGTACCAGGCTATGCTTGCAAGTG
This is a stretch of genomic DNA from Manihot esculenta cultivar AM560-2 chromosome 2, M.esculenta_v8, whole genome shotgun sequence. It encodes these proteins:
- the LOC110608599 gene encoding auxin response factor 8 isoform X1, with amino-acid sequence MKLSTSGLGQQGHEGEKKCLNSELWHACAGPLVSLPTVGSRVVYFPQGHSEQVAATTNKEVDGHIPNYPSLPPQLICQLHNVTMHADVETDEVYAQMTLQPLTPQEQKDTFLPMELGMPSKQPTNYFCKTLTASDTSTHGGFSVPRRAAEKVFPPLDFSQQPPAQELIARDLHDVEWKFRHIFRGQPKRHLLTTGWSVFVSAKRLVAGDSVLFIWNEKNQLLLGIRRATRPQTVMPSSVLSSDSMHIGLLAAAAHAAATNSCFTVFYNPRASPSEFVIPLSKYVKAVFHTRVSVGMRFRMLFETEESSVRRYMGTITGISDLDPVRWPNSHWRSVKVGWDESTAGERQPRVSLWEIEPLTTFPMYPSLFPLRLRRPWHPGPSSLLDNRDEAGNGLMWLRGGTGEQGLHSLNFQAVNMFPWTQQRLDPALLGNDQNQWYQAMLASGLGDPLRQQFMQFQQPFQYLQQSSNHYPLLQLQQQQQAIQQSTSHNILQAQNQISTESLPRHLLQQQLNNQPDDQAQQQQHNYHDALQIQGEQLKRQQSNLPSPSFSKTDFMDSSTKFSASTTPMQNMLGSLCAEGSGNLLDFTRTGQSPLTTLTEQLPQQSWVPKYAHSQVNAFTNAVSLPRPYPEKDHAVEPENCSLDAQNATNFGVNIDSSGLLLPTTLPRYATSTVDSDVSSMPLGDPGFQSSMYGGVQDSSELLPSAGQVDPPTPSRTFVKVYKSGSVGRSLDISRFSSYHELREELAQMFGIEGKLENPHRSGWQLVFVDRENDVLLLGDDPWEAFVNNVWYIKILSPGDVQKMGEQGLESFSPNVGQRIE